One stretch of Macaca nemestrina isolate mMacNem1 chromosome 17, mMacNem.hap1, whole genome shotgun sequence DNA includes these proteins:
- the LOC105476848 gene encoding LOW QUALITY PROTEIN: nascent polypeptide-associated complex subunit alpha-2 (The sequence of the model RefSeq protein was modified relative to this genomic sequence to represent the inferred CDS: inserted 2 bases in 1 codon), producing the protein MPGEVTETVPATEQELPQPQAETGSGTASDSGESVPGLEEQDSTQTTTQKAQLEGAAEIDEEPVSKAKQSRSEKKARKLCXQTGLLQVTGVTRITIRKSKNILFVITKPDANKSPASDTYIVFGEAKIQDLSQQAQLAAAEKFRVQGEAVSNIQENTQTPTVQEESEEEEVDETGVEVKDIELVMSQANVSRAKAVQALKNNSNDIVNAIMELTM; encoded by the exons ATGCCCGGCGAAGTCACCGAAACCGTCCCTGCTACAGAGCAGGAGTTGCCGCAGCCCCAGgctgagacagggtctggaaCAGCATCTGACAGTGGTGAATCAGTACCAGGGCTTGAAGAACAGGATTCCACCCAGACCACCACACAAAAAGCCCAGCTGGAGGGAGCAGCTGAAATTGATGAAGAACCAGTCAGTAAAGCAAAACAGAGTCGGAGTGAAAAGAAGGCACGGAAGCTATG CCAAACGGGTCTTCTACAGGTTACAGGAGTGACTAGAATCACTATCCGGAAATCTAAGAATATCCTCTTTGTCATCACAAAACCAGATGCCAACAAGAGCCCTGCTTCTGATACCTACATAGTTTTTGGGGAAGCCAAGATCCAAGATTTATCTCAGCAAGCACAACTAGCAGCTGCTGAGAAATTCAGAGTTCAAGGTGAAGCTGTCTCAAACATTCAAGAAAACACACAGACTCCAACTGTACAAGAGGAGAGTGAAGAGGAAGAGGTCGATGAAACAGGTGTAGAAGTTAAGGACATAGAATTGGTCATGTCACAAGCAAATGTGTCGAGAGCAAAGGCAGTCCAAGCTCTGAAGAACAACAGTAATGATATTGTAAATGCAATTATGGAATTAACAATGTAA